A segment of the Desulfurococcus mucosus DSM 2162 genome:
TATAAGAGTAGATGAGGTTGAGGCATGGCTTAGCGTTGGCAACGCTAAGCCACCGGACATCGAGGTGAGAACCCTCCTCCTGAGGGACATGGGGTTAAAAATCACCAGGTTATTCAACGGCAATGTCAAGGATATTATCGAGGCTTCCGGTGGAAGACTCTATGGCTCACTAGGGGATCCAGGGCTCATCGACCTACTAAGGGTCTTCAGAGCCTTCGAAGACCCGGTTGAGAAGAAGCCTCTTCTCCTGGCAAAGTTCCTCTCTAGGAGGGGTGTTATAACTCTCCGCGAGAAGCTGGGGATCCCTGTGGACAACCACCTCTCCAGGATAGCGTACAGGCTGGGAATAGTAATGGTGTCAGGGAGCCTGTGGGCTAAAATAAGGGGACATGTAGAGGTAACACGCAGCGAGGATACCCTGCTTAGATTGATCGTTAGGAGAGGATACGAGGCTGTCGCAGATAAGGCTGGTCTGGATCCAGGCGTGGTTGACGATTACTTCTGGCTCATGGGCAGGAATACATGCCTAAGAGAAGGAGAACCCAGGTGCGACAAGTGCCTGTTCAAGGGTTTCTGCAAGGCCAGAAGGAACAGTAGCTTTATGGTTCCCGAGCATCATTACTATGATACATGGTACTACTAGCACATGGTGAATTGCTTGGCGGATGCACCCGGGAGAGTAGAGGAGTTAATGAGGCTTGACAAGCTTAGCAGGCTAGTGGTGAGCTACTTTCTGAAGCATATAAGTGTGGGTGAGATAGTAGCTGTAATGGATCTACGTGAAGAGGTGAGAAGGAGAGTTAGAGAAGGAGAGAAGGATCTAGTCCAAGAGAATGAGAGTGTTTTCATAGAGAGGGAGGTGATGCGGGTACTCATGGAGCTCGTTAGAAAAGGGGTTCTCTACTATAGGAATGGTGTGTACAGTTTATCCCCCTGGCTCATTGAACTAGTGAAGAAGAGGTTTGGGGGATTAAACCCGGGGGTTCC
Coding sequences within it:
- a CDS encoding iron-sulfur cluster loop, yielding MQGGGGLEPRGLIPVEVIGLDEGIVERVARTLRNNPERISTIDLCDTRFYPSCSEDVESVARYFIVMVAMDHRLSRPGKPYEAELEDGVYRGAELLYRLGMRKYMEDPGFFNPEHLASIRVDEVEAWLSVGNAKPPDIEVRTLLLRDMGLKITRLFNGNVKDIIEASGGRLYGSLGDPGLIDLLRVFRAFEDPVEKKPLLLAKFLSRRGVITLREKLGIPVDNHLSRIAYRLGIVMVSGSLWAKIRGHVEVTRSEDTLLRLIVRRGYEAVADKAGLDPGVVDDYFWLMGRNTCLREGEPRCDKCLFKGFCKARRNSSFMVPEHHYYDTWYY
- a CDS encoding PolB1-binding protein PBP2 family protein: MNCLADAPGRVEELMRLDKLSRLVVSYFLKHISVGEIVAVMDLREEVRRRVREGEKDLVQENESVFIEREVMRVLMELVRKGVLYYRNGVYSLSPWLIELVKKRFGGLNPGVPKPLEKLVE